Sequence from the Amycolatopsis sp. NBC_00345 genome:
CTGACGCTGCCCGCGGCCGAGTTCGCGGTCCAGTTCCGCGGCTGGTTCCCGATGGCCGCGCACCTGCTGGAGGGCATGTACGTCGGCTGGCGCAACACCGACACGGTGATCTCGTCGCGACGGCGGCTGCTGGCGCTCGGCGAGCTGTCAGCGGGGCTGACCCACGAGCTGAACAACCCGGCCGCGGCCGCCGTGCGCGCCACCGCGTCGCTGCGCGAGCGGGTCGCCGGGATGCGCCACAAGCTGGCGCTGCTGGCGAAGAAGGACATCGACCCGGAGCTGCTGGAGCTGCTGCTCGACGTCCAGGAACGGCTGGTCAAGCAGGTCTCCGACGCGCCGAAGCTCACCGCGATGCAGCAGTCCGACCTCGAGGACGAGATCGGCGACTGGTTCGACGAGCACGACATCGACCAGGGCTGGGACCTCGCCAGCATCTTCGTCAGCGCGGGCCTGACCGCCGGCAGCCTGGACGGCGTCCTGGAGTCCGTCGGCGAGGGCCTGCTCGACGGCGCGGTGCGGTGGCTGGCGTACGCGCTGGAGACCGAGATGCTGATGGGTGAGATCGAGGACTCGACCACGCGTATCTCGGCGCTCGTCGGCGCGGCGAAGCAGTACTCGCAGATGGACCGCGCGCCGCACCAGTGGGTCGACGTCCACGAAGGACTCGACTCCACGCTGGTGATGATGTCCGGCAAGATCGGCCAGGGAATCCGTGTGGTCAAGGAGTACGACCACAGCATCGCCAGGGTGCCGGCGTACGCGGCCGAGCTGAACCAGGTGTGGACCAACATCATCGACAACGCGCTGGGCGCCATGGCGGGCGAGGGCACCCTGACCCTGCGCACGTGGCAGGTCGACAAGCAGGTGCGCGTCGAGATCGGCGACACCGGCCCTGGCATCTCCGAAGACATCCGGCAGCGGATCTTCGAGCCGTTCTTCACGACCAAGGGCGTGGGCGAGGGCACCGGCCTCGGGCTCGACATCTCGTGGCGCATCGTCGTCGAGCGGCATTCCGGCGACATCAAGGTGGAATCCGCCCCCGGCGACACGCGGTTCGAGATTTGCCTTCCGGTGGAAGAACAAGCCTCACTCTGACCGGCCCTTCCCGTTCACCGACCGTTCATCACGAAATCCTCTTGCCGCGCGTCAAAAGAGTCGCGGGGGCTGAAGGATTCGTGGTGTTCGATCGGGGGATCTGGGGAAGGTGGCACGTTTACTGTGCTGGTCGAGACAAAGCGCCGGTTGTCCATCGGACTG
This genomic interval carries:
- a CDS encoding ATP-binding protein produces the protein MSTPALPREELRSLFLFEHLSDEQLDWIDDHAKVERHESGDVVIREGDPATCFYVLLGGAVRMTRLVSGVEVEMKRSDQRGSYCGATQFFVHQETEHSYGASVHAVSDVAFLTLPAAEFAVQFRGWFPMAAHLLEGMYVGWRNTDTVISSRRRLLALGELSAGLTHELNNPAAAAVRATASLRERVAGMRHKLALLAKKDIDPELLELLLDVQERLVKQVSDAPKLTAMQQSDLEDEIGDWFDEHDIDQGWDLASIFVSAGLTAGSLDGVLESVGEGLLDGAVRWLAYALETEMLMGEIEDSTTRISALVGAAKQYSQMDRAPHQWVDVHEGLDSTLVMMSGKIGQGIRVVKEYDHSIARVPAYAAELNQVWTNIIDNALGAMAGEGTLTLRTWQVDKQVRVEIGDTGPGISEDIRQRIFEPFFTTKGVGEGTGLGLDISWRIVVERHSGDIKVESAPGDTRFEICLPVEEQASL